A segment of the Candidatus Nitrososphaera gargensis Ga9.2 genome:
AATGGGCGGCTACTACAATCTCTCGCTTGAAAAATTAATAATGATATCTGGAAAAAATCCAACTGCAAGACAGGCACTTCTTGCAAGAAACAAAGCTACAAATATTGCACTGAATAGCAAAGCAAAGATAGAAGAACTAAAGGAGATCTTGGCAGAAAATCAGGGCAAAAAGACTATAATATTTACCCAGCATAATAGCTTAGTTTATCAGATATCAGATAAATTCCTGATACCATTCATAACATACAAGACAAACAAAGATGAAAGGCAGGATGTGCTAACGGGCTTCAAGGAAGGACGGTATATGGCCATTGTCACATCAAAAGTATTGGATGAGGGTATAGACGTGCCAGATGCAGAACTTGGAATAATTGTTAGCGGGACTGGGAGTGCAAGGGAGTTCATTCAAAGGCTTGGCAGGCTACTCAGGCCAAAACCCAAAGCTGCCACCTCAGGTGCAGCAACCGATGATGAAAAAGAAGATAGCAGTAGAAGAAGTAAGAAGGCTAAGCTGATTGAGATTATTTCATCAGAGACGAGGGAAGAAACTATCACTGGTGCAAAAAGGAAGAGAGCATTAAGATCGATTAGACAGGATGGTGAAGAGGAGGGTGATGAAGAAGATCATATCAATAAGCAGCTGCAAGAGGAGGCGGAATATACCACTAACAATAGGATATGTTAGCGTCTCCATTACTTAGGGTTGCAGTAAGAAAGGGCATGATTATGCCTTTGTTTTGTACTCGAAGCGACGAATTAGAATTAGCTCAGTCATTGGTTAAAGAATTCCAAGAATCATGTAGAGCACATGAAAGAAAATTCGAGCTCTATAACAGAATATCTGCCATAGAGTCAAGTCATAATGATTACAAACTCATAAGAGGATTTTGTGCCCTTCTTGAGAGAAGATGCGTCTTCAATAATGCCTATTGTTCTGCCCGTCATATCACCAATAACACCACTAATAACGAGCCAGCACCCTCAGGTGATGGTGCCGGCACAACTACAATAGCTATAGATCCTATTGATGTCAGAAGAATGTTGTTTGAAGAATCGTCGAAGAAAGGATTTGCATTAACAGATCTTGAAAGAAATAGCATAATCAATTCCATATCGGAAAAGCTGCATATCTCTCCAGATGATGTCATAAGGGTAATGTGGAGTGACTTGGATGATAACCTGATCTTTGAACATTTTGCTGATATTGACGCTAAAACTTTGGTTGGTTGGTACAACCTATCTCTTATGCAAACACTGCTCTTTAATGCAACAAAAATGGAGTTTCAAATTTCAGGAGGAACGAACTGGAAACGCATATTGAGAAATGTAAAGAGGCTAGGGCTGATGTATTATCTAGAGAACCGCAGTCAACGGCATAATGAAGGTAACGAAAATGATATTGCTAGCACAAGCTCCTTGGTTTGCTCCCTTGAGGGCCCGCTCAGCCTCTTCAAGCTGACTGATAGGTACGGAACGTCACTTGCCAAGTTACTTCCCTCTATAGTACTTGCAAAAGGAGATGTCGATTGGCAAATAGATGCATGGATTTTGAGAAAAACAATGATGATGCAAGGAAAGAAACTGTATCAGTTCAAAATATCTAATTCAGAAACTCTTCCATTTTTATCGGATCCATTTTTTGCTACTAAATATGATGACAATCAAAATGGACAGAAGAAGACTGGATCAGCAGCTTTCACATCATCTGAATGTTATTCTTTTGATAGCTTGGTAGAGGAAAAGTTTGCTAGAAAATTCAATGAGGTAGTAGGAGAGACGAGCGGTTGGAAATTGGTAAGGGAGCCAGATCCTTTGATCGTTGCCAATGGCAAGGCGTTCATTCCTGATTTTATGTTTGAGAAGTATGGCAACAGAGTATACTTGGAAATTGTTGGATTTTGGACGCCAGATTATTTAGAGAGAAAACTTCAGAAGGTAAGGCAGATTATGAAAGCCAATAGTGATGATAGTAGTAACAATAATCATCACTACAATACAAGAAAAAATACAACAACAGTAGTTGACCTCTTTATAGCGATAAATGAGGAACTTGCTGGATCAAGAATATCTTCTTCTTCATCATCATTTGCAACTTTCTCTTCCACAGTTCCTATGGACAGGTTAATCTTTTACAAAAATGACTCTGTTCCTATAAGGCCAATTCTTGATTATCTAAAGGCAGTGGATAAGGAGATGATCGATAGAAAAACGAGAGACCCTAGCTTAAGAATAGAAGTTGATCGCTCAAAAGATATTATTTCACTCAAAGATCTTGCACAGAAATATGATCTTCCAATTGAGGTAGTGTCTAAAATCGTATCAAGAGATTACAGTGATCAGTATATTAGCGTTGGTGGCGGAGGACAGCAGCAACAACATCACTACCTTATTTCAAAAGCTAAAGCTAAAAAACTGGAATTATTGCTAAAAGAAGTCAAAGCATTTACTGATGCATGCCAGATTCTCTCAGAAAATGCTATTCCTGAAGCCTGTCACGCAGAGCTTGTCGACAAGCTGGGTTATGATGTAATTTGGCGAAATATGGATGTCAGCTCCGCAGTTATCGAAAAGAAGAAGAACGACATAACAGCATGAGCATAACTTAATCTTCCACTGAACAGGGGGATTTATTATTTTGAAGGTTCTTAGAAAAGGAACGCAGGTTATTGTATTACACTGTACATATGTAGGACTTGCATTTAGTTTCCTAAAAGGAAATAACATCAATAACGATTATTAAATTACTGATGCAACTCCTATTGATCTGTATCCATAAGTTTTGTTTGTACCCAAATAGATACCAGAAACAATACTAAACAGTACTACTGAAGCTTGTAGGGTCGTTTATAATGACTTTATCAAGAGATTGAATTCAGGATCAAAACTCGACAGAAATGACATGAATTACATGCTTACAGAATTAAAGGAAGGGAGAAACCGTGACTCAATAATTACCACTCTAAAATGTTGCAAATGGTATCAACTCAAGTTGCTGCGCTAATAGTTCACTTCAAGAACTGAAAAAGAAAAGGATACAAGAGTGGCAATGGCAAACTAAATTTCATTAAAAAAGATGAATTTAGAATTTTTACTTATAATCAGTCAGCTTCAAAATAGAAAGATATGGCAATGCCAATTTACTATGGCCTTCAAAAATAGGCTGGATAGAGATTAGGTTCTCAAGAGTTATTTTCAATATCAGACAGGTTACGGTTACAAAAAGAGCTAATAACAAATGGTAAGTTTGTATTGCCTGTAAACAGCCAAGGGCAATAAGAACTCCTAGTATTGATTTGAAGAAACACGTTGGAATTGATGTTGACGTAACTAAATTTGCATATGACTCGGACAATCATGAAGTAGATAATCCATTGCATCCCACAAAAATCCTCAAACCACTGCGTAGAGCTTCAAGAAGATTGTCCAGAAAGCAGAAAGGTTCAAAGAATAAGGAAAAGGCAAAGACAAGACTGGACTTCAGATACTACATGAAAGAATTAGAAACAAAAGGATGATTTTCTACATAAGCTATCAATCGGATGTGCTAGAAGATATGATGCAGTTTTCCTTGCAAGATTACAAATCAACAACATGGTGAAAAACCATTTTCTTGCTAGAAGTATCTTGGACAGTGGTTTTGGCACATTCAAAAAATATTTACACATTATAAAGCCAAATTGGTAATAGAAGTAAATCCGTATAATACACACCTGTCGAATGTTCAAGATGCCGCAAACTAGTGCCTAAAACCTTGGCCATGAGGACACATAGCTGCAACAATTGCGGCCTCAAGATTGCCAGAGATTATAATGCTGCCAAAAACATCCAGTTCAGAGGTCTAGAACAACTAGGGAGGCTAGACTTACTACTATCGCGGGGCCGCGGGAATTTACGCCTGTAGAGATTGGAGTCCCGTGCAGCAATGCATGCAGTCACAGTCTATGAATCAGGAAGAGGCGTTTGTAGAGATAAAGAGCCCTCCAGAAAGGGAGTCCGCTTCTTTGTAAAGCGGTAGATTCAATAATTCCATTCACAAATTCACCTCTAATATATGCTCAAGGTAGCAGTCATTGGAGCCACGGGTGCAGTGGGCCAAGAATTCGTCATAGCCCTCAACAGGCACAAGTGGTTTGAACTGACGCAGGTAGCCGCCTCTGAAAGGTCGGCTGGCAAGAAATACATAGACGCCATCCGCGACCCCAACTCTGGCATTTTGCGCTGGCACAATAGGGAAGAAGTACCCGAGTACGTCAAGAACATGGTCGTCAGCAAAGTAGACGACATCAAGCCGGAGAATTTCGATCTAATATTTACCGCGCTCGAATCAGATGATGCCAAGATAGTCGAGCCGAAATTTGCCAAGACCACGCCGGTGATCAGCACCGCCGCCGCGTTCCGCTACGAGCAAGATGTCCCGATACTGATACCGGGAATTAACGACAACCACGCCGAACTGCTGAACCTACAGAGAAAGAACCGCGGATGGAAAGGGTTCGTTGCGCCGCTGCCAAACTGCACTACTACCGGCATGGCCATCACGCTCAAGCCAATACTTGACAGGTTTGGCATTGAAAAGGTGTTCATGACTTCTATGCAGGCGCTCTCTGGCGCAGGAAGGTCGCCAGGTGTTATCGCTCTGGATATCATGGACAATGTTATTCCATACATCCCAAAGGAAGAGGAAAAGGTGCAGGTTGAGACGAAAAAGATTCTGGGCGCAATGAACAACGGCTCTATCGCACCGGCGCCACTCAAAGTAAGCTGCACATGCACGAGGGTCCCCGTTCTGGACGGCCACACCGAGTCTGTATTTGTAGAAACAGAGCAGACAGCAGATGCAGAAGAGGTCAAGAAGGAGATGCTGAAATTTTCAAAGAATGTATCGATCAAGGACTTGCCGACCGCGCCAAAGGACTATATCGTGGTGCACGACGACCCAACGCGCCCGCAGCCAAGGATCGACAGGGAATTGAACGACGGCATGACCACGGTAGTGGGAAGGCTACGTAAGGACACGGCATTTGACAACGGTATAAAGTACGTCCTCCTGTCGCACAATGAAAAGATGGGATCGGCAAAGGGTGCAGTCCTGCTTGCCGAGCTCTTGAAGGATCGCAACATCCTCTAAATTTCTTTTTTAGTGCAAAGTTCGTGAGGGTATATAAGGTACCTTTTTCTCAGAAATATAACTGGAAGCCCGGAAAGCGATAACTTGCCGCGTCTGTTTCGACTGACAAAGAGAAAACAGGCATTACTTGATGAGGTTTTTATGCTGCATGGCAGGACATGATAAAGGTCAAGAAGCCTTCTTATATGCAGAAAACCGCAAGATGCATCCAGAGGTTTTTATTCGATGTATATATATGCGGCAATGGTGTCAAGAGCTGAGCCAAACGACCCACTCTACCTAAATGAGCAGGTTTTTGGCATCGTTGAAACGAATAACAAAAATTTGCCAAGTACTTTCTGGATATCAGGATTGCAAAAGGAATTATTATAGGATATTTTTACTGCCTCTGCTGCTGCAAACCAAGCAGAGACCATTGAAGGCAAGA
Coding sequences within it:
- a CDS encoding DUF790 family protein, producing MLASPLLRVAVRKGMIMPLFCTRSDELELAQSLVKEFQESCRAHERKFELYNRISAIESSHNDYKLIRGFCALLERRCVFNNAYCSARHITNNTTNNEPAPSGDGAGTTTIAIDPIDVRRMLFEESSKKGFALTDLERNSIINSISEKLHISPDDVIRVMWSDLDDNLIFEHFADIDAKTLVGWYNLSLMQTLLFNATKMEFQISGGTNWKRILRNVKRLGLMYYLENRSQRHNEGNENDIASTSSLVCSLEGPLSLFKLTDRYGTSLAKLLPSIVLAKGDVDWQIDAWILRKTMMMQGKKLYQFKISNSETLPFLSDPFFATKYDDNQNGQKKTGSAAFTSSECYSFDSLVEEKFARKFNEVVGETSGWKLVREPDPLIVANGKAFIPDFMFEKYGNRVYLEIVGFWTPDYLERKLQKVRQIMKANSDDSSNNNHHYNTRKNTTTVVDLFIAINEELAGSRISSSSSSFATFSSTVPMDRLIFYKNDSVPIRPILDYLKAVDKEMIDRKTRDPSLRIEVDRSKDIISLKDLAQKYDLPIEVVSKIVSRDYSDQYISVGGGGQQQQHHYLISKAKAKKLELLLKEVKAFTDACQILSENAIPEACHAELVDKLGYDVIWRNMDVSSAVIEKKKNDITA
- a CDS encoding transposase, which codes for MKKHVGIDVDVTKFAYDSDNHEVDNPLHPTKILKPLRRASRRLSRKQKGSKNKEKAKTRLDFRYYMKELETKG
- a CDS encoding transposase — encoded protein: MPKTLAMRTHSCNNCGLKIARDYNAAKNIQFRGLEQLGRLDLLLSRGRGNLRL
- the asd gene encoding aspartate-semialdehyde dehydrogenase, whose product is MLKVAVIGATGAVGQEFVIALNRHKWFELTQVAASERSAGKKYIDAIRDPNSGILRWHNREEVPEYVKNMVVSKVDDIKPENFDLIFTALESDDAKIVEPKFAKTTPVISTAAAFRYEQDVPILIPGINDNHAELLNLQRKNRGWKGFVAPLPNCTTTGMAITLKPILDRFGIEKVFMTSMQALSGAGRSPGVIALDIMDNVIPYIPKEEEKVQVETKKILGAMNNGSIAPAPLKVSCTCTRVPVLDGHTESVFVETEQTADAEEVKKEMLKFSKNVSIKDLPTAPKDYIVVHDDPTRPQPRIDRELNDGMTTVVGRLRKDTAFDNGIKYVLLSHNEKMGSAKGAVLLAELLKDRNIL